The following proteins are co-located in the Komagataeibacter sp. FNDCF1 genome:
- the pnp gene encoding polyribonucleotide nucleotidyltransferase — protein sequence MFNYFRKEIEWGGRPLVLETGKIARQADGAVVVTYGDTVVLCTAVGAKSVKPGQDFFPLTVNYQEKAYAAGKIPGGFFKREGRPSEAEVLNSRLIDRPLRPLFPENFRNEVQVIATVLSHDMENDPAVVALIGCSAALTLSGIPFFGPVGAARVGYSNGKYVLNPTISQLKESELDLVVAGTSEGVLMVESEAVELSEDVMLGAVTFGHEAFQPVIDLIIDLAESAAKAPWDLAEPTAEEVKLRKKVDKAGRALIADAYKERAKQVRYKKVAAAREAILAKIGEDDAAAAKPMIKDLEADVVRTEVLDTGFRIDGRDLETIRPIVSEVGILPRAHGSALFTRGETQALVVATLGTGQDEQIVDALEGEYRNNFMLHYNFPPFSVGECGRMGSPGRREIGHGKLAWRAIHPLLPGKDTFPYTMRVVSEITESNGSSSMATVCGTSLALMDAGVPLKRPVAGIAMGLIKEDEDFAVLSDILGDEDHLGDMDFKVAGTEQGVTALQMDIKITSITPEIMKIALGQARQGRLHILGEMAKALTEGRTDVSSSAPKITTISVPKEKIRDVIGQGGKVIREIVEYSGAKIDINDDGTIMIAASSDDQAEKAIERIRGITAEPEVGHIYNGKVVKTADFGAFVNFLGPRDGLVHISELAEGRVSKTTDVVKQGDEVKVKVLGFDDRGKVKLSMRVVDQKTGADITDTVGARPGRAPGAR from the coding sequence ATGTTTAATTATTTTCGCAAGGAAATCGAATGGGGCGGCCGCCCGCTGGTGCTGGAAACGGGCAAGATCGCCCGCCAGGCCGACGGTGCAGTTGTCGTGACCTATGGCGATACGGTGGTGCTGTGCACGGCCGTTGGCGCCAAGAGCGTCAAGCCGGGGCAGGACTTCTTCCCGCTGACGGTCAACTATCAGGAAAAGGCCTATGCCGCGGGCAAGATCCCCGGTGGCTTCTTCAAGCGTGAAGGCCGCCCGAGCGAGGCCGAGGTCCTGAACTCGCGCCTGATCGACCGCCCGCTGCGCCCGCTGTTTCCCGAGAACTTCCGCAACGAAGTGCAGGTCATCGCCACCGTGCTCAGCCACGATATGGAGAACGACCCCGCCGTTGTGGCGCTGATCGGCTGTTCGGCCGCGCTGACGCTGTCGGGCATTCCGTTCTTCGGCCCCGTGGGTGCGGCCCGCGTGGGTTACAGCAACGGCAAATACGTACTGAACCCGACCATTTCCCAGCTCAAGGAAAGCGAACTGGACCTGGTCGTGGCCGGTACGTCCGAAGGCGTGCTGATGGTCGAGTCCGAGGCGGTGGAACTGTCCGAGGACGTGATGCTGGGCGCCGTGACCTTCGGCCACGAAGCCTTCCAGCCGGTGATCGACCTGATCATCGACCTGGCCGAAAGTGCGGCAAAGGCCCCGTGGGACCTGGCCGAGCCGACGGCTGAGGAAGTCAAGCTGCGCAAGAAGGTGGACAAGGCCGGTCGCGCCCTGATCGCCGATGCCTACAAGGAACGCGCCAAGCAGGTGCGTTACAAGAAGGTTGCCGCGGCGCGTGAAGCCATCCTGGCGAAGATTGGCGAAGATGATGCCGCTGCCGCCAAGCCCATGATCAAGGATCTGGAAGCCGATGTGGTCCGCACCGAAGTGCTCGACACCGGTTTCCGCATCGATGGCCGTGATCTGGAAACGATCCGCCCGATCGTGTCCGAAGTCGGCATCCTGCCGCGTGCCCATGGCTCCGCCCTGTTTACCCGTGGGGAGACGCAGGCCCTTGTGGTCGCGACCCTTGGCACCGGGCAGGACGAGCAGATCGTGGATGCGCTGGAAGGCGAATACCGCAACAACTTCATGCTGCACTACAACTTCCCGCCCTTCTCGGTGGGTGAGTGCGGGCGCATGGGTTCTCCCGGTCGCCGTGAAATCGGCCATGGCAAGCTGGCATGGCGTGCGATCCACCCGCTGCTGCCGGGCAAGGACACCTTCCCGTACACCATGCGCGTGGTGTCCGAGATCACGGAAAGCAACGGCTCGTCCTCCATGGCGACCGTATGCGGCACGTCGCTGGCGCTGATGGATGCGGGTGTGCCGCTCAAGCGCCCGGTGGCGGGTATCGCCATGGGCCTGATCAAGGAAGACGAGGATTTCGCCGTCCTGTCCGACATCCTGGGTGATGAAGACCATCTGGGTGACATGGACTTCAAGGTGGCCGGCACCGAGCAGGGTGTCACCGCGCTGCAGATGGACATCAAGATCACGTCGATCACGCCGGAAATCATGAAGATCGCGCTGGGGCAGGCCCGTCAGGGTCGCCTGCACATTCTGGGTGAGATGGCCAAGGCGCTGACCGAAGGCCGCACGGATGTCTCCTCCTCCGCCCCGAAGATCACCACGATCTCGGTTCCGAAGGAAAAGATCCGTGATGTGATCGGTCAGGGCGGTAAAGTTATCCGTGAGATCGTTGAATATTCGGGTGCCAAGATCGACATCAACGATGATGGCACGATCATGATCGCCGCATCCTCCGACGATCAGGCCGAAAAGGCCATCGAGCGGATCCGTGGCATCACGGCCGAACCCGAAGTGGGCCACATCTATAACGGCAAGGTGGTCAAGACCGCCGATTTCGGGGCGTTCGTGAACTTCCTTGGCCCCCGTGACGGGCTGGTTCACATCTCCGAACTGGCGGAAGGGCGCGTTTCCAAGACGACCGACGTCGTCAAGCAGGGAGACGAGGTGAAGGTGAAGGTGCTGGGCTTTGACGATCGCGGCAAGGTCAAGCTGTCCATGCGCGTGGTTGACCAGAAGACCGGTGCCGACATTACCGACACCGTGGGCGCCAGGCCCGGCCGTGCCCCCGGCGCGCGGTAA
- a CDS encoding nitronate monooxygenase family protein, protein MKPINAIRMGGTDILPLVEGGKGVSISTGVSAGHWAAAGGAGTISIVNADSYDENGNIVPQTYHGRTRRERHEELVDYAIRGGIDQARIAHELAGGRGRIHANILWEMGGAERVITGVLEGAPGLIQGLTCGAGMPYRLSEIAARFGIHYYPIVSSARAFNALWRRSYNKTAELLGGVVYEDPWRAGGHNGLSNTENPLAPEDPFPRVLALRKQMRAFGLDDTPIIMAGGVWWLEEWQDWIDSPELGPIVFQFGTRPLLTRESPIPDAWKRRLLTLKKGDVFLNRFSPTGFYSSAVNNTFLRELRGRSERQVPFSPEAVGEHTAALAIGARGRQVFVTPADRQHAQLWMEEGHTEAMRTPDNTLVFVSPEKAREILADQGACMGCLSECRFSNWSQRPPAYSNGHKADPRSYCIQKTLQAAAHAHGPDQDAVIDNNLMFGGTNAWRFATDPFYANGFVPTVAQLLEQIMTGR, encoded by the coding sequence ATGAAGCCGATCAATGCGATCCGCATGGGCGGAACGGATATTCTGCCCCTGGTAGAAGGGGGGAAGGGCGTCTCGATTTCGACCGGTGTGTCCGCCGGGCACTGGGCGGCGGCGGGCGGTGCCGGCACGATCTCGATCGTGAATGCCGATTCCTATGACGAGAACGGCAACATCGTTCCCCAGACCTATCACGGCAGGACCCGGCGTGAACGGCATGAGGAACTGGTCGATTACGCCATTCGTGGCGGCATTGACCAGGCCCGCATCGCGCATGAACTTGCCGGCGGCAGGGGGCGGATACACGCCAACATCCTGTGGGAAATGGGTGGGGCCGAACGGGTCATTACCGGTGTGCTGGAAGGGGCTCCGGGCCTGATCCAGGGGCTGACCTGTGGCGCGGGCATGCCGTACCGCCTGTCGGAAATCGCGGCGCGCTTCGGCATCCATTACTATCCCATCGTATCTTCCGCCCGCGCGTTCAACGCCCTGTGGCGCCGTTCATACAACAAGACGGCGGAACTGCTGGGCGGCGTGGTGTACGAGGACCCGTGGCGCGCTGGCGGCCATAATGGCCTGTCCAACACCGAAAACCCGCTGGCGCCGGAAGACCCGTTCCCCCGCGTGCTGGCGCTGCGCAAGCAGATGCGTGCCTTTGGCCTGGATGACACCCCCATCATCATGGCCGGTGGCGTATGGTGGCTGGAGGAATGGCAGGACTGGATCGACAGTCCCGAACTGGGGCCGATCGTCTTCCAGTTCGGTACCCGCCCGCTGCTGACGCGTGAAAGCCCGATTCCCGATGCATGGAAGCGCCGCCTGCTGACGCTGAAGAAGGGGGATGTGTTCCTCAACCGCTTCTCGCCTACGGGTTTCTATTCCTCTGCCGTGAACAACACCTTCCTGCGCGAACTGCGCGGGCGGTCGGAGCGGCAGGTACCGTTCTCGCCCGAGGCCGTGGGCGAGCATACCGCAGCCCTGGCCATTGGCGCGCGCGGGCGGCAGGTCTTTGTCACTCCCGCCGACCGTCAGCACGCACAGTTGTGGATGGAAGAAGGCCATACCGAGGCCATGCGCACGCCAGACAACACGCTGGTGTTCGTAAGCCCCGAAAAGGCGCGTGAGATCCTGGCTGATCAGGGGGCCTGCATGGGCTGCCTGTCCGAATGCCGCTTCTCCAACTGGTCGCAGCGCCCGCCCGCCTATTCCAACGGGCACAAGGCGGACCCGCGTTCCTACTGCATCCAGAAAACCCTGCAGGCGGCAGCCCACGCCCATGGGCCGGATCAGGATGCGGTGATTGACAACAACCTCATGTTTGGCGGCACCAATGCGTGGCGGTTCGCGACCGATCCGTTCTATGCCAATGGCTTCGTGCCCACCGTGGCGCAGCTGCTGGAACAGATCATGACCGGTCGCTAA
- the rdgB gene encoding RdgB/HAM1 family non-canonical purine NTP pyrophosphatase, whose translation MTRHSSRLNRGDTLVLATHNRGKIAEFAALLGGYGIHVRSAGDLSLPEPEETADNFAGNAAIKAVAAAKAANLPALADDSGFCVSALGGAPGIFSARWAGPGKDYPDAMRRIHDRIGDNPDRGAWFISVLCLAWPDGHTETFEGRIDGHVVWPPHGTNGHGYDPLFAPGTGTRTFADMTDGEKNAISHRGLAFALFRNACLPKDAA comes from the coding sequence ATGACACGACATTCCAGCCGCCTGAACCGGGGCGATACACTGGTGCTGGCTACCCATAACCGGGGCAAGATTGCGGAATTCGCGGCGCTCCTTGGCGGCTACGGCATCCATGTCCGGTCCGCGGGGGATCTTTCGCTGCCGGAACCGGAGGAGACGGCCGACAACTTTGCGGGTAACGCCGCGATCAAGGCCGTGGCCGCAGCAAAAGCCGCGAACCTGCCCGCACTGGCCGATGATTCCGGCTTCTGTGTTTCAGCACTTGGCGGCGCGCCGGGAATTTTCTCCGCCCGCTGGGCCGGGCCGGGCAAGGACTACCCCGATGCGATGCGCCGTATCCATGACCGGATTGGCGATAACCCCGACCGGGGGGCATGGTTCATTTCCGTGCTGTGCCTGGCATGGCCTGACGGACATACCGAAACATTCGAGGGCCGGATTGACGGCCATGTCGTCTGGCCGCCCCATGGCACGAATGGCCATGGCTATGACCCGCTTTTTGCCCCCGGCACGGGCACCCGCACCTTTGCCGACATGACGGACGGGGAAAAGAACGCCATCAGCCATCGCGGGCTGGCCTTCGCCCTGTTCCGCAATGCCTGCCTGCCAAAGGACGCGGCATAG
- the rph gene encoding ribonuclease PH codes for MRPSGRAIDALRPVFIQTGFARHAEGSALIRMGGTEVLCAASVEMRVPSFLRGRGQGWVTAEYGMLPRATHSRGPREAAKGRQSGRTQEIQRLIARSLRAVTDLKALGEISITVDCDVLNADGGTRCAAITGAWVALRLALETLVRAGTLDTVPLRGQVAAVSCGLTEDGAVLDLDYREDSNARADSNFVLTADGGIVEIQGTAEQDPFTEAEFNTLMRLARTGTAELFRIQTATVEEALKA; via the coding sequence ATGCGCCCATCCGGCCGTGCCATTGACGCCCTGCGTCCCGTCTTCATCCAGACCGGCTTTGCCCGCCACGCGGAAGGTTCCGCCCTGATCCGCATGGGCGGGACCGAAGTCCTGTGCGCCGCCAGCGTGGAGATGCGTGTCCCGTCCTTCCTGCGCGGCAGGGGACAGGGCTGGGTCACGGCGGAATATGGCATGCTGCCGCGCGCCACCCACAGCCGTGGCCCGCGTGAAGCCGCAAAGGGCAGGCAGAGCGGCCGCACCCAGGAAATCCAGCGCCTGATTGCCCGCTCGCTGCGTGCCGTGACCGACCTGAAGGCATTGGGGGAAATCTCGATCACGGTGGATTGCGACGTGCTGAATGCCGATGGCGGCACGCGCTGCGCCGCCATTACCGGGGCATGGGTGGCGCTGCGCCTTGCGCTGGAAACGCTTGTGCGCGCGGGCACGCTGGATACCGTGCCGCTCAGGGGGCAGGTCGCCGCCGTATCATGCGGGCTGACGGAAGATGGCGCGGTGCTTGACCTGGATTACAGGGAAGACAGCAACGCGCGCGCCGATTCCAATTTTGTCCTGACCGCCGATGGCGGTATTGTGGAAATACAGGGCACCGCCGAACAGGACCCCTTTACCGAGGCCGAGTTCAATACCCTCATGCGGCTTGCCCGCACCGGAACCGCGGAACTGTTCCGCATCCAGACCGCCACGGTGGAAGAGGCGCTCAAGGCATGA